GGCGGCGAGGGCACCGTCGTCGACGTCCGCGCCGACGACGTGACGATCGAGGGCGTCTGGATACGCAACTCCGGATCCGACCAGACCGACGACGACAGCGGCGTCCTCGTCAACGGCTCGAACGTCACGCTGTCGGCGCTTCGCCTGACGGAGGTCGACTTCGGCGTCTGGATCGGCGCGGTCGACGACGTGACCGTCGAGCACAGCATCGTCGCCGGCCGCGAGGACGTCACGACCCCCGAGCGCGGCAACGGCATTCACCTCTGGGAGACCACCGACGCGGAGATCAGGGACAACTACGTCACGACCGTCCGCGACGGGATCTACTACCAGTGGGCGGAGGGCGTCGTCGCGGAGGGTAACGTCATGTGGGACCTGCGGTACGGCGTCCACTACATGTACTCGAACGACAACCTGCTGGCGGACAACGTCGCGTTCGACAACGACGTCGGGTTCGCGCTGATGGTCTCCCAGGAACTCTCGCTGCGGAACAACACCGCGGTGAACAACGACGGCTCGAGCGGCCACGGCATCCTCGTCAAGGACGTCGAGAACAGCGAGATCGTCGGGAACGACGTCGTCGGGAACGACAACGGCCTGTACGTCTACAACGCCCAGCACAACCGCATGGCGGACAACCTCGTCCTCGAGAACGACGTGGGGGTGCACGTCACGGCCGGCAGCAGCGGCGAACTCGTGACGGGCAACAGCTTCATCGGGAACGACGACGCCGCGTTCGCGGAGACGAACTCGCAGGTCAGCTGGAACGACACCGATCGGGGCAACTACTGGTCGGACGCCCGCGCCGTCGACCTCGACGGCGACGGGACGAGCGAAGCCCGTCACCAGCCCGCCGGAACCGTCGAACGGGTGGTCCACGACAACCCGCAAGCGGCCGTCTTCGCCGAGAGTCCGGCGTTCGACGCCGTTCGACTGGCCGAGAGTTCGTTCCCGATCGTCGAGACGCCGGGCATCGTCGACCAGCGACCGCTGGCCGAGCCAGCACACGAGGACTGGAGGTCCTACTATGAACATCACGATCACTGACGTCTACAAGCGATACGGCGACGTCGTCGCCCTCGACGGCCCCTCCTTCGAGGTGCCCTCCGGGTCGACGTTCGGCGTCCTCGGGACGAACGGGGCGGGAAAGACGACGCTGTTCGAACTGCTGGTCGGCCACGACCGGCCCGACGAGGGCCGGATCGAGGTCGGCGGCCTCGACGTCGAGCGGGCGGGCCACCGCGTCCGCGAACGCGTCGGCTTCCTACCCGAGCACAGCGGCTTCCCGGCGTCGATGACCGGCC
The nucleotide sequence above comes from Halosolutus halophilus. Encoded proteins:
- the nosD gene encoding nitrous oxide reductase family maturation protein NosD, giving the protein MTESWFAIVAAVMLVGSLAGAAVAATDESADDRSVDDWSADVPAVHDVPVPGGDGTATVGDREYDSLQAAIDAAEPGDAVRLEGRFDERVTVETPNVSIAAVDRDGAVIDGGGEGTVVDVRADDVTIEGVWIRNSGSDQTDDDSGVLVNGSNVTLSALRLTEVDFGVWIGAVDDVTVEHSIVAGREDVTTPERGNGIHLWETTDAEIRDNYVTTVRDGIYYQWAEGVVAEGNVMWDLRYGVHYMYSNDNLLADNVAFDNDVGFALMVSQELSLRNNTAVNNDGSSGHGILVKDVENSEIVGNDVVGNDNGLYVYNAQHNRMADNLVLENDVGVHVTAGSSGELVTGNSFIGNDDAAFAETNSQVSWNDTDRGNYWSDARAVDLDGDGTSEARHQPAGTVERVVHDNPQAAVFAESPAFDAVRLAESSFPIVETPGIVDQRPLAEPAHEDWRSYYEHHDH